In one Salipiger abyssi genomic region, the following are encoded:
- a CDS encoding aspartate ammonia-lyase codes for MARNYREETDNIGTWTVPADALYGIQTARALDNFNLSDVHLKDFPEIVVSLAMVKKAAALANAELGAISARASAAIVAACDEIIEGKHHDAFAVDVIQGGAGTSTNMNANEVIANLASLKLGRRLGDHSEIHPNDTVNRSQSTNDVYPTAMRLAVMSKCAALVEALEGVCRSFDLKAREFADIQKVGRTQLQDAVPISLGEEFAAFSDAIQNDIRRLLQISEVLREVNLGGTAVGTGVNAPGGYQELAVARLSEIFGTPLTPHRNLLAASYDQSAFVTYSGILKRVAVKLSKISNDLRLLSSGPLAGIGEIRLPPVQAGSSIMPGKVNPVIPEAVNQVAYEVIGRDVTVTMAAEAGQLQLNAMEPVIFYSILNSTRLLTRAANMLNEKCVAGIEADEARCAELLNKSFAMAASLVPVIGYEKAAFAAKLALKQGISLREAIMREGFLDAAELERHLPAQIGLSGFQPRDRVRS; via the coding sequence ATGGCACGCAATTACCGCGAGGAAACAGACAACATCGGCACATGGACGGTGCCCGCTGATGCGCTCTATGGCATTCAGACCGCCCGCGCGCTGGACAATTTCAACCTCTCGGACGTCCATCTGAAGGACTTTCCCGAAATCGTCGTGTCGCTCGCCATGGTGAAAAAGGCCGCCGCGCTCGCCAATGCCGAGCTGGGGGCGATTTCCGCCCGGGCATCGGCGGCGATCGTTGCCGCCTGTGACGAGATCATCGAGGGCAAGCATCACGATGCGTTTGCCGTGGATGTCATTCAGGGCGGTGCGGGCACCTCCACCAACATGAATGCCAATGAGGTCATCGCCAATCTCGCCTCGCTGAAACTGGGCAGGAGGCTCGGGGATCACAGCGAGATTCACCCCAATGACACGGTGAACCGCTCGCAATCCACCAATGACGTCTATCCCACCGCCATGCGGCTGGCGGTGATGAGCAAATGCGCCGCGCTGGTGGAGGCGCTTGAGGGTGTGTGCCGGTCTTTCGATCTCAAGGCGAGGGAGTTTGCCGATATTCAGAAAGTCGGGCGTACCCAGCTTCAGGATGCCGTTCCGATTTCCCTAGGCGAAGAGTTCGCGGCCTTTTCGGACGCCATCCAGAACGACATCCGGCGGCTGTTGCAGATTTCCGAAGTGCTGAGAGAGGTGAACCTGGGCGGCACGGCAGTGGGAACCGGGGTGAACGCCCCCGGGGGGTATCAGGAACTGGCGGTCGCTCGCCTTTCGGAGATTTTCGGAACGCCGCTGACGCCGCACAGGAATCTTCTGGCGGCGTCTTACGATCAAAGCGCCTTTGTCACCTATTCGGGCATCCTGAAGCGGGTCGCGGTGAAGCTGTCAAAAATCAGCAATGACCTGCGGCTGCTCAGCAGCGGCCCGCTTGCCGGTATCGGCGAAATCCGTCTGCCGCCGGTTCAGGCGGGCTCCTCCATCATGCCGGGCAAGGTGAACCCGGTCATCCCCGAGGCGGTGAACCAGGTCGCCTATGAGGTCATTGGCCGGGATGTCACCGTGACGATGGCCGCCGAAGCGGGGCAGTTGCAACTGAATGCCATGGAGCCGGTGATCTTTTACAGCATCCTCAATTCCACACGGTTGCTGACCCGCGCGGCCAACATGCTGAATGAAAAATGCGTCGCGGGCATAGAGGCCGACGAGGCACGCTGCGCCGAGCTGCTGAACAAGAGCTTTGCGATGGCCGCCTCGCTGGTGCCGGTCATCGGCTACGAGAAAGCCGCCTTTGCCGCCAAGCTGGCGCTGAAACAGGGTATTTCCCTGAGGGAGGCGATTATGCGCGAGGGGTTTCTGGATGCCGCGGAGCTTGAGCGCCACCTGCCGGCCCAGATCGGCCTGTCGGGGTTTCAGCCGCGCGACCGGGTGCGCTCTTGA
- a CDS encoding sugar ABC transporter ATP-binding protein, whose protein sequence is MAEACGKEALISLTGIDKIYPGAVALSGVDFDLARGEIHALIGENGAGKSSLIKILSGDTMPSAGQIRVGGSLAKFTSPQDARDAGIVTVFQELTIIPSLTVAENVVLGKLPMAGPLKSVYSRKTARQIALRIFDRMGIDLDPDARAETLSTGEMQLVEIARGLTLDPPVLILDEPTASLSDVEAAQLLGIMKQLRDAGHSMIFVSHRLDEVLEVSDRITCLRNGERIDVRDRRDVRDTNELVSMMVGGVLEKLFPQVNTNIGGVHFRAEGLTRAGVFEDVSFEVRSGEILGFSGLVGAGRTEVMRTIIGADPLDSGTIVKNGVHFRARNPRHAIEAGISYLSEDRKGSGVVLSMSGYENVVMSAMPRIFPSGFVNWRKVRSVAEEIATRMRFRGQLSNDTSTYSGGNQQKIAIGKLILSGADLLILDEPTRGVDVGAKAEIYQLIHEAAEDGAAIVVVSSELPELLNVCHRIVTMSAGRIIREFTRDAFDEQDILQAAFAGHATGHGTPA, encoded by the coding sequence ATGGCGGAAGCCTGCGGAAAAGAGGCGCTTATTTCGCTGACCGGGATAGACAAGATCTACCCCGGTGCGGTGGCGCTTTCCGGTGTCGATTTCGATCTGGCCAGGGGAGAGATCCACGCCCTGATCGGAGAAAACGGGGCCGGAAAATCCTCTCTGATCAAGATCCTGTCCGGCGACACCATGCCCAGCGCGGGCCAGATCAGAGTCGGCGGGTCGCTTGCGAAATTCACCTCGCCGCAGGATGCGAGAGACGCCGGAATCGTTACCGTTTTCCAGGAGCTTACGATCATTCCCAGCCTGACGGTCGCGGAAAACGTCGTGCTTGGAAAGCTGCCGATGGCCGGGCCGCTGAAGTCCGTCTACTCAAGAAAAACGGCGCGCCAGATTGCCCTGCGCATCTTTGACCGGATGGGGATCGACCTGGATCCGGACGCCAGGGCCGAGACCCTCTCCACCGGTGAAATGCAGCTTGTCGAGATCGCGCGCGGGCTGACCCTGGACCCGCCCGTGCTGATCCTCGACGAGCCGACGGCGTCGCTGTCCGACGTCGAAGCTGCACAGCTTTTGGGCATCATGAAGCAGTTGCGCGATGCCGGGCACAGCATGATCTTCGTCTCTCACCGCCTCGACGAGGTTCTGGAGGTGTCCGACCGGATCACCTGCCTTCGCAACGGGGAACGGATCGACGTTCGCGACCGCCGCGATGTGCGCGACACCAACGAGCTTGTCAGCATGATGGTCGGCGGGGTGCTCGAAAAACTGTTTCCGCAGGTCAATACGAACATCGGCGGCGTCCATTTCCGCGCCGAAGGCCTCACCCGGGCGGGGGTCTTTGAAGACGTCTCTTTCGAGGTGCGCTCCGGCGAGATCCTGGGCTTCAGCGGGCTGGTCGGCGCCGGCCGGACCGAGGTCATGCGGACCATCATCGGTGCGGATCCACTCGACAGCGGCACTATCGTCAAGAACGGCGTTCACTTCCGGGCGCGCAATCCGCGCCACGCCATCGAGGCGGGCATTTCCTACCTGTCCGAGGATCGCAAGGGCTCGGGCGTGGTGCTGTCCATGTCCGGATACGAAAATGTGGTGATGTCGGCCATGCCGCGGATCTTTCCCTCCGGTTTCGTCAACTGGAGAAAGGTCCGGTCCGTGGCAGAGGAAATCGCGACGCGGATGCGGTTTCGCGGGCAGCTCTCCAATGACACCTCGACCTATTCCGGCGGCAACCAGCAAAAGATCGCAATCGGGAAACTGATCCTGTCGGGCGCGGATCTGCTCATACTGGATGAACCGACCCGCGGTGTGGATGTCGGCGCAAAGGCAGAGATCTATCAACTCATCCACGAGGCCGCCGAAGACGGCGCCGCCATCGTGGTCGTGTCCTCCGAACTGCCGGAACTCCTGAATGTGTGCCACCGCATCGTCACGATGTCGGCGGGCCGGATCATCCGGGAATTCACACGCGATGCGTTCGACGAGCAAGACATCCTGCAAGCGGCCTTCGCGGGCCATGCGACCGGCCACGGAACGCCGGCCTGA
- a CDS encoding ABC transporter permease gives MNRARELGMPVALVLLIIYFSANSDVFLTAQNFRNVALQAAALAAVAIGQTFVVLNADLDLSVGSIVALVSVVASMAMAAYGAPVGILAGLVTGALVGLINGVIVTRFRVMAFIATLAMLSIAQGVALNISKGIPITGMPGSFADIAFSRFLGVPVPFLISLALFIAAAITLHYTRLGRNIYAVGGNAAAARLSGVPVRKTKTWAYVISGICAAVASLILTARVGSGQPTLGSSLALESVAAVVLGGVSLFGGRGTIIGVGIGVAFVSILSNGLNLLNVSSYTQLMIVGIALIAAVAVDQAMSKQK, from the coding sequence ATGAACCGAGCTCGCGAGCTCGGGATGCCGGTGGCCCTTGTCCTGCTCATCATCTACTTCTCGGCGAATTCGGACGTCTTCCTGACCGCCCAGAACTTTCGCAATGTCGCGCTTCAGGCCGCGGCCCTCGCCGCGGTGGCGATCGGGCAGACATTTGTCGTTCTGAATGCCGATCTCGACCTCTCCGTCGGATCCATCGTGGCTTTGGTCAGTGTCGTCGCGAGCATGGCGATGGCGGCCTATGGCGCGCCGGTGGGTATTCTGGCCGGGCTGGTCACGGGCGCTCTGGTCGGCCTGATCAACGGCGTGATCGTGACGCGTTTTCGGGTGATGGCCTTTATCGCCACGCTGGCGATGCTGTCCATCGCGCAGGGCGTCGCGCTGAACATCAGCAAAGGTATTCCGATCACGGGGATGCCCGGCAGCTTTGCCGATATCGCCTTTTCCCGGTTCCTCGGTGTGCCGGTGCCCTTTCTGATCTCGCTGGCGCTGTTCATCGCGGCGGCGATCACGCTCCACTACACCCGGCTCGGTCGCAATATCTATGCGGTCGGCGGCAATGCGGCAGCGGCGCGGCTTTCCGGCGTTCCGGTGCGAAAAACCAAGACCTGGGCCTACGTCATCTCCGGCATTTGCGCGGCGGTTGCATCGCTGATCCTGACCGCGCGGGTCGGGTCCGGTCAGCCGACCCTCGGCTCGTCCCTGGCGCTGGAATCCGTGGCTGCGGTCGTGCTGGGCGGTGTCTCGCTCTTTGGCGGCCGGGGGACGATCATCGGGGTCGGCATCGGCGTGGCCTTTGTGTCCATCCTCTCCAACGGCCTGAATCTGCTGAATGTCTCGTCCTACACCCAGCTGATGATCGTCGGCATCGCGCTGATCGCGGCGGTGGCTGTCGATCAGGCCATGTCCAAACAGAAGTAA
- a CDS encoding sugar ABC transporter substrate-binding protein — MKKDLKTWLAKGSATAAALLMTASAVAADGKTLGVSMPILAGPWYTAILYGVETKAEELGYEVVVLDAGGYSNIDRQLSQVQNLITQQVDAILVDPANPSAFNGVAREARGAGIPLIGVSSPIVASDVPPDGAVSSSHCTLGEMMADGAEAVLPEGGTIGVLAGPGGAFWAEERLRCFKENTADSGIEIVASLSTEQDVATALTTANDIIQRFPDVSMLYAADDTYGVGAARAVQQAGKCGEIKVLFAVLGEAAQDLMEQGCVDYVVAQKPVTIGAQSVDLADKLISGSAEHGAVRTISPVAVYPENLAEIDLTEIRQPKGWRPKN, encoded by the coding sequence ATGAAAAAAGACCTAAAGACATGGCTCGCAAAAGGCTCGGCAACGGCAGCGGCCCTGCTGATGACCGCAAGCGCCGTCGCGGCAGACGGAAAGACACTGGGTGTCTCGATGCCCATTCTTGCCGGGCCGTGGTACACGGCCATCCTCTACGGGGTCGAAACCAAGGCCGAAGAGCTGGGCTATGAGGTTGTCGTGCTCGATGCCGGTGGCTATTCCAACATCGACCGGCAGCTCTCGCAGGTGCAGAACCTGATCACGCAGCAGGTCGACGCGATCCTCGTGGACCCCGCCAACCCCAGCGCGTTCAACGGCGTGGCCCGCGAAGCGCGCGGCGCGGGTATCCCCCTGATCGGGGTGTCCAGCCCCATCGTCGCAAGCGACGTTCCGCCCGATGGCGCGGTGTCGTCCAGCCATTGCACCCTGGGCGAGATGATGGCCGACGGTGCAGAAGCGGTCCTGCCCGAGGGCGGCACGATCGGCGTTCTGGCCGGTCCGGGCGGCGCCTTCTGGGCCGAAGAGCGCCTGCGCTGCTTCAAGGAAAACACCGCGGACAGCGGCATCGAGATCGTGGCATCGCTGTCCACGGAGCAGGATGTCGCCACCGCGCTGACCACCGCCAATGACATCATCCAGCGCTTCCCCGACGTGTCGATGCTCTACGCCGCCGATGACACCTATGGCGTGGGCGCGGCGCGCGCGGTTCAGCAGGCCGGGAAATGCGGAGAGATCAAGGTGCTCTTTGCCGTACTCGGCGAAGCGGCTCAGGATCTGATGGAACAGGGCTGCGTCGATTACGTCGTTGCGCAGAAGCCTGTCACCATCGGGGCGCAATCCGTCGATCTCGCGGACAAGCTGATCTCCGGAAGCGCCGAGCACGGCGCGGTGCGGACGATTTCGCCCGTGGCGGTCTATCCCGAAAATCTGGCCGAGATCGACCTGACCGAGATCAGGCAACCCAAAGGCTGGCGCCCGAAGAATTGA
- a CDS encoding aspartate dehydrogenase, with translation MTKEKQPIKVAVGGFGAIGKFVAKALDDGIEGLELVAVSAHNVAKAEAHIAANFSRHYNVVALEELAQDADVVVECCPAELLSNVASPALMQGKTVVVISVGALLSNPHLEKLARDYGGRILVPSGALLGLDAVQSVGQGEIYEVNMITQKPPIGLNGAPALVAQGFDPAAIKEPTKVFDGTAEQAIVGFPANLNVAVALGLAGSGVANTHLEIWADPTVVRNTHTITVRSDSADLTLKIENIPTEDNPKTGKITPLSVISTLRRLSAPVVIGA, from the coding sequence ATGACCAAAGAGAAACAACCAATCAAAGTGGCCGTTGGCGGGTTTGGCGCCATCGGAAAATTCGTCGCCAAAGCCCTCGATGACGGCATCGAGGGACTGGAGCTGGTTGCGGTTTCCGCACATAATGTCGCCAAGGCCGAAGCGCATATCGCCGCGAACTTTTCCCGTCATTACAACGTCGTGGCTCTGGAAGAGCTGGCGCAGGACGCGGATGTTGTGGTGGAATGCTGTCCCGCCGAATTGCTGTCCAATGTGGCATCGCCCGCGCTGATGCAGGGCAAGACCGTTGTCGTGATCAGCGTCGGGGCGCTGCTGTCCAACCCGCATCTGGAAAAGCTCGCCCGGGACTATGGCGGCAGGATCCTGGTCCCCTCCGGTGCGCTGCTTGGGCTGGACGCGGTTCAATCCGTCGGACAGGGCGAGATCTACGAGGTCAACATGATCACGCAAAAGCCGCCGATCGGTCTCAATGGCGCTCCGGCGCTTGTCGCGCAGGGGTTTGACCCGGCGGCGATCAAGGAACCGACCAAGGTTTTCGACGGAACCGCGGAACAGGCCATCGTCGGTTTCCCGGCAAACCTGAATGTTGCCGTGGCACTGGGACTGGCCGGCTCCGGTGTCGCCAACACCCATCTTGAAATCTGGGCCGATCCGACCGTCGTGCGCAATACGCACACCATCACCGTCCGGTCGGACAGCGCGGATCTGACCCTGAAGATCGAGAACATTCCCACCGAAGACAATCCGAAGACGGGAAAAATCACGCCGCTCAGCGTTATTTCGACGCTGCGCAGACTGTCGGCCCCGGTTGTGATCGGCGCCTGA
- a CDS encoding thiamine pyrophosphate-binding protein — translation MTKKVAQAMIEGLRDRGVKHVFGVPSGGWVDFMEAIRNTDGIDFVLTAHEGGAGFMADVAGRLTGVPGVCFATFGPGATNLATGVGSAQLDRSPLIALTDEMSATNRDRVVQMNIDHQALMAPITKMTTRLTTDNVTETLDKAFEVATSGRPGAVHIGMPVDLTGQPATLTESASDITARPALASTASVEAARAAFAGARKPAMVLGLGAVRAGLQADVLRFAERHDIPVILTPMAKGMIPESHPSYAGVVFHALSDKVGGIHAQADLMVAVGYDPVEFNYENWLHPMTLINIDDAALDIDRSVYQDTLHLGGDIASNFRSFATLEETGNDWDMADVRRRMDEIFAQMRPNNAEFGPCAVLDTLRDVLPDDGIMSCDVGAHTHLIGQKWETRAPMTQLMTNGWSAMGFGLPAAIAAKLCRPETPVCAVLGDGGFLMTAGELSTAVRENLNIVIVILTDNDLALIRIKQQRKGNPIFGTPVREREGNIGGDNLFGVPVMQARDPEELRAKLEEGFATDGPVIIEALVSSAEYDELVLFKDK, via the coding sequence ATGACCAAAAAAGTAGCTCAAGCAATGATCGAAGGCCTGCGTGACCGCGGTGTCAAACATGTCTTCGGTGTCCCCAGCGGAGGCTGGGTCGACTTCATGGAAGCCATCCGGAACACCGACGGGATCGACTTTGTTCTGACGGCACATGAAGGCGGTGCGGGCTTCATGGCGGATGTGGCGGGCCGGCTGACCGGCGTGCCGGGTGTCTGTTTCGCGACATTCGGGCCTGGCGCCACCAACCTGGCGACCGGCGTGGGCTCTGCCCAGCTGGACCGCTCGCCGCTGATCGCGCTGACCGATGAAATGTCGGCCACCAACCGCGACCGCGTCGTGCAGATGAATATCGACCATCAGGCACTGATGGCGCCGATCACCAAGATGACCACCCGTCTGACCACGGACAATGTGACGGAGACGCTGGACAAGGCCTTTGAGGTGGCGACCTCGGGCCGTCCCGGCGCGGTGCATATCGGCATGCCGGTCGACCTGACCGGCCAACCCGCGACGCTCACGGAAAGTGCGTCTGACATCACCGCGCGACCGGCGCTTGCATCGACCGCCAGCGTCGAGGCGGCACGGGCCGCATTTGCCGGCGCTCGCAAGCCCGCGATGGTCCTGGGCCTCGGTGCGGTTCGCGCAGGGCTTCAGGCCGATGTGCTGCGGTTCGCCGAGAGGCACGATATTCCCGTGATCCTGACGCCGATGGCCAAGGGCATGATCCCGGAATCCCATCCCTCCTATGCCGGCGTCGTGTTCCACGCCCTGAGCGACAAGGTGGGCGGTATCCACGCTCAGGCAGATCTCATGGTGGCCGTGGGCTATGATCCGGTCGAATTCAATTACGAAAACTGGCTGCACCCGATGACGTTGATCAATATCGACGACGCGGCGCTGGATATCGACAGGTCGGTCTATCAGGACACCCTGCATCTGGGCGGTGACATCGCGTCCAATTTCCGCAGCTTTGCCACGCTCGAAGAGACCGGCAACGACTGGGATATGGCCGATGTCCGTCGGCGCATGGATGAGATCTTTGCGCAGATGCGCCCGAACAATGCAGAGTTCGGTCCCTGCGCCGTGCTGGATACCCTGCGCGATGTCCTGCCGGATGACGGCATCATGAGCTGCGACGTGGGGGCTCATACCCATCTGATCGGTCAGAAGTGGGAAACCCGCGCGCCGATGACGCAGCTCATGACCAACGGCTGGTCGGCGATGGGGTTTGGGCTTCCCGCGGCGATCGCGGCCAAGCTGTGCCGCCCCGAAACGCCGGTCTGTGCGGTGCTGGGCGATGGCGGGTTCCTGATGACCGCCGGCGAGCTCTCGACGGCGGTGCGCGAGAACCTCAACATCGTGATTGTCATTCTGACCGACAACGACCTTGCGCTTATCCGCATCAAGCAACAGCGCAAGGGCAATCCGATCTTCGGCACGCCGGTCCGCGAACGCGAAGGCAATATCGGCGGGGACAACCTCTTTGGCGTGCCGGTGATGCAGGCGCGCGATCCTGAGGAACTGCGGGCGAAGCTGGAAGAAGGCTTCGCCACGGATGGCCCGGTGATCATCGAAGCGCTGGTCAGCAGCGCAGAGTATGACGAGCTGGTCCTGTTCAAGGACAAGTAG
- a CDS encoding NAD-dependent succinate-semialdehyde dehydrogenase, with product MNHSSQIDLLLDDSTKAAAVLMLDKVMGGRRCRANSGEVIEVENPSTGEVIGVVANEGANGVARAVERASLALTAWSALLPRERGAIMMRWHRLMLENADRLAALLTLEQGKPVDDARGEIAYAASFVEWFAEEGNRLYADTIPSHLPGKSMKVTQQPVGVVGAITPWNFPSAMLTRKAAAAMAAGCPVVSIPSKVTPFSALALEMLAHEAGVPEGVFQVVTGHARELVAELCAHTAVRAVSYTGSTEVGRNIMEQCAATVKRVSLELGGHAPFIVFGDADFEAAVAGAIAAKYQTGGQDCLAANRIYVARSLYDRFVTRFTEEAQKLVLGDGFAEGVDIGPLASSPTLRKSMEHVEDAVSKGARLMCGGDQPEEGGLFFNPTVLADVTPDMRITWEETFGPVAALIPFDDEDAVVEAANDTEYGLVAYAYTSDASRAQTLPSRLEYGMVAVNTAKLTGAPIPFGGVKQSGIGREGSRLGILEYTEPQYVCIQA from the coding sequence ATGAACCACAGCTCTCAAATCGACCTGCTTCTCGATGACAGCACGAAGGCGGCTGCCGTCCTCATGCTGGACAAAGTGATGGGCGGCAGACGGTGTCGCGCCAACTCTGGCGAGGTGATCGAAGTCGAAAACCCCAGCACCGGAGAGGTGATCGGTGTTGTCGCCAACGAGGGGGCAAATGGTGTCGCGCGGGCCGTCGAGCGGGCAAGCCTGGCGTTGACCGCATGGTCGGCCCTGCTGCCCAGAGAGCGCGGCGCGATCATGATGCGCTGGCACCGGCTCATGCTGGAGAACGCCGACCGTCTCGCGGCACTGCTGACATTGGAGCAGGGAAAGCCTGTCGATGATGCCAGAGGTGAGATCGCTTACGCCGCCAGCTTTGTCGAGTGGTTCGCGGAGGAGGGAAACCGCCTCTACGCCGACACCATTCCCAGCCATCTGCCGGGAAAATCCATGAAAGTGACCCAGCAACCGGTGGGTGTCGTGGGCGCGATCACCCCCTGGAACTTTCCTTCGGCGATGCTGACGCGCAAGGCGGCAGCCGCCATGGCCGCCGGCTGTCCGGTCGTGTCGATCCCGTCCAAGGTGACCCCGTTCTCCGCGCTTGCGCTTGAGATGCTGGCGCATGAGGCCGGGGTGCCCGAGGGGGTGTTCCAGGTCGTGACCGGCCATGCGCGGGAACTGGTGGCCGAGCTGTGCGCGCACACCGCCGTGCGCGCCGTCTCCTATACCGGGTCCACCGAAGTGGGCCGCAATATCATGGAACAATGCGCCGCCACGGTGAAGCGTGTGTCGCTGGAGCTGGGCGGGCACGCGCCCTTCATCGTGTTCGGCGACGCGGATTTCGAGGCCGCGGTGGCGGGCGCGATCGCGGCCAAGTACCAGACCGGCGGGCAGGATTGTCTGGCTGCGAACCGCATCTATGTGGCCCGCAGCCTTTATGACCGCTTCGTCACCCGCTTCACCGAGGAGGCGCAAAAGCTGGTACTCGGCGATGGCTTTGCGGAAGGGGTCGATATCGGCCCGCTGGCCTCTTCGCCGACGCTGCGAAAGTCGATGGAGCATGTCGAGGATGCGGTCTCCAAGGGTGCGCGCCTGATGTGCGGCGGCGACCAGCCCGAGGAGGGGGGTCTTTTCTTCAATCCAACGGTGCTGGCCGATGTCACCCCGGACATGCGCATCACCTGGGAAGAGACCTTTGGCCCCGTCGCTGCCCTGATCCCCTTCGATGACGAGGATGCGGTTGTCGAGGCCGCAAACGACACCGAATACGGCCTCGTGGCCTATGCCTATACCAGCGATGCATCGCGCGCTCAGACACTGCCCTCGCGGCTGGAATACGGCATGGTTGCCGTCAACACGGCCAAGCTGACCGGGGCGCCCATTCCGTTTGGCGGGGTCAAGCAGTCGGGCATCGGTCGCGAGGGCTCGCGCCTCGGCATCCTCGAATACACCGAACCGCAATATGTCTGCATTCAGGCCTGA